From the genome of Sulfitobacter sp. DSM 110093, one region includes:
- the rpoB gene encoding DNA-directed RNA polymerase subunit beta: MAQSFLGQKRLRKYYGKIREVLEMPNLIEVQKSSYDLFLNSGDAETPTDGEGITGVFQSVFPIKDFNETSVLEYVKYELEKPKYDVEECQQRDMTYSAPLKVTLRLIVFDVDEDTGAKSVKDIKEQDVFMGDMPLMTPNGTFVVNGTERVIVSQMHRSPGVFFDHDKGKTHSSGKLLFACRIIPYRGSWLDFEFDAKDNVYARIDRRRKLPVTTLLYALGLDQEAIMNAYYKTVTYTLEKNKGWVAPFFPDRVRGTRPTYDLVDAATGEILFEATKKVTPRAVKKLLDEGKVKDLLLPFDHIVGKFVARDIINEETGAIYVEAGDELTLEYDKDGTLIGGTAKELIDAGITEIPLLDIDNVNVGPYMRNTMAMDKNMNRDTALMDIYRVMRPGEPPTVEAASALFDTLFFDSERYDLSAVGRVKMNMRLALEKPDTQRTLDRDDIVACIKALVDLRDGRGDIDDIDHLGNRRVRSVGELMENQYRVGLLRMERAIKERMSSVEIDTVMPQDLINAKPAAAAVREFFGSSQLSQFMDQTNPLSEVTHKRRLSALGPGGLTRERAGFEVRDVHPTHYGRMCPIETPEGPNIGLINSLATFARVNKYGFIETPYRVVKDSTVTDEVHYMSATEEMRHTVAQANANLDENMKFVNELVSTRQSGDYTLAPTENVDLIDVSPKQLVSVAASLIPFLENDDANRALMGSNMQRQAVPLLQAEAPLVGTGIEEVVARDSGAAYTARRAGIIDQVDASRIVIRATEDLELGDAGVDIYRMRKFQRSNQNTCINQRPLVKVGEKVTKGQVIADGPSTDMGELALGKNVVVAFMPWNGYNYEDSILISERISRDDVFTSIHIEEFEVAARDTKLGPEEITRDIPNVGEEALRNLDEAGIVYIGADVEPGDILVGKITPKGESPMTPEEKLLRAIFGEKASDVRDTSLRVKPGDFGTVVEVRVFNRHGVEKDERALQIEREEVERLARDRDDELAILDRNIYARLKDMILGKIAVKGPKGVKANSQITEELLETLTRGQWWQLALEDEDDAKIVEALNEQYEIQKRTLDARFEDKVEKVRRGDDLPPGVMKMVKVFVAVKRKLQPGDKMAGRHGNKGVISKVVPMEDMPFLADGTPVDFCLNPLGVPSRMNVGQILETHMGWAARGLGLNVDEALQEYRRSGDLTPVREALSLAYGDDVYEEGISGMDEDTLLEAAGNVRRGVPIATPVFDGAKEADVNDSLKRAGFDTSGQSVLFDGRTGEQFARPVTVGVKYLLKLHHLVDDKIHARSTGPYSLVTQQPLGGKAQFGGQRFGEMEVWALEAYGAAYTLQEMLTVKSDDVAGRTKVYESIVKGEDNFEAGIPESFNVLVKEVRGLGLNMELLDAEEDE; encoded by the coding sequence ATGGCACAATCCTTCCTTGGCCAGAAACGTCTGCGTAAATATTACGGCAAAATCCGCGAAGTGCTGGAGATGCCGAACCTCATTGAGGTTCAGAAATCCTCTTACGATCTGTTTTTGAATTCCGGCGACGCCGAGACCCCCACCGATGGTGAAGGTATCACAGGCGTTTTCCAGTCGGTTTTCCCGATCAAAGATTTCAATGAGACCTCCGTGCTTGAATACGTCAAGTACGAGCTTGAAAAACCGAAGTACGATGTTGAGGAATGTCAGCAGCGTGACATGACCTACAGCGCGCCGCTCAAGGTGACGCTGCGCCTCATCGTGTTTGATGTGGACGAAGATACCGGCGCGAAGTCGGTCAAAGACATCAAAGAACAAGACGTGTTCATGGGCGATATGCCTCTGATGACGCCGAACGGCACTTTTGTCGTCAACGGCACCGAGCGTGTGATCGTATCCCAGATGCACCGCTCCCCGGGCGTGTTCTTTGACCACGACAAGGGCAAAACCCACTCTTCGGGTAAGCTCCTCTTCGCTTGCCGCATCATCCCCTACCGCGGTTCCTGGCTGGACTTCGAATTCGACGCCAAAGACAACGTCTATGCGCGCATCGACCGCCGCCGCAAACTGCCCGTGACGACCTTGCTCTATGCCCTCGGGCTGGACCAAGAGGCGATCATGAACGCCTACTACAAGACGGTCACCTACACGCTTGAAAAGAACAAGGGCTGGGTTGCACCCTTCTTCCCCGACCGCGTTCGTGGTACCCGTCCGACCTATGATCTGGTAGATGCTGCGACAGGTGAAATCCTGTTCGAAGCGACCAAAAAGGTCACGCCTCGCGCGGTTAAAAAGCTGCTCGACGAAGGCAAGGTCAAAGACCTGTTGCTGCCTTTCGATCACATCGTTGGCAAGTTCGTTGCGCGTGACATCATCAACGAAGAAACCGGTGCGATCTACGTCGAAGCCGGTGACGAGTTGACGCTGGAATACGACAAGGACGGCACCCTGATCGGCGGCACCGCGAAAGAGCTGATCGACGCGGGCATCACCGAGATTCCGCTGCTGGACATCGACAACGTCAACGTCGGCCCCTACATGCGCAACACCATGGCGATGGACAAGAACATGAACCGCGACACCGCGCTCATGGACATCTACCGCGTCATGCGTCCGGGCGAGCCGCCCACCGTTGAGGCCGCGTCTGCGCTCTTCGACACGTTGTTCTTTGATAGCGAACGCTATGACCTCTCGGCTGTTGGCCGCGTGAAAATGAACATGCGTCTTGCGCTTGAAAAGCCGGATACACAGCGCACGCTGGACCGTGACGATATCGTTGCTTGTATCAAAGCACTGGTTGACCTGCGCGATGGCCGTGGCGACATCGACGACATTGACCACCTCGGCAACCGTCGTGTGCGCTCCGTCGGCGAACTGATGGAAAACCAGTACCGCGTTGGCCTGCTGCGCATGGAGCGCGCGATCAAAGAGCGGATGTCCTCCGTCGAGATCGACACCGTGATGCCGCAAGACCTGATCAACGCCAAGCCAGCCGCGGCTGCGGTGCGTGAATTCTTTGGCTCCTCGCAGCTGTCGCAGTTCATGGACCAAACCAACCCGCTCTCCGAAGTGACGCACAAACGTCGCCTCTCGGCGCTTGGGCCGGGCGGTTTGACACGTGAGCGTGCGGGCTTTGAAGTGCGCGACGTTCACCCAACCCACTATGGTCGGATGTGCCCGATTGAAACGCCGGAAGGGCCGAATATTGGTCTGATCAACTCGCTGGCCACTTTTGCCCGCGTGAACAAATACGGCTTCATCGAAACGCCTTACCGCGTTGTCAAAGACAGCACCGTCACCGACGAAGTGCATTACATGTCCGCGACCGAGGAAATGCGCCACACCGTGGCTCAGGCGAACGCCAACCTCGACGAGAACATGAAGTTCGTGAACGAACTGGTCTCGACCCGTCAGTCCGGCGACTACACGTTGGCGCCGACGGAAAACGTGGACCTGATTGACGTTTCGCCCAAGCAGTTGGTCTCGGTCGCTGCATCGCTGATCCCGTTCCTCGAAAACGACGACGCCAACCGCGCTCTCATGGGCTCGAACATGCAACGTCAGGCGGTTCCGCTTCTGCAAGCTGAGGCGCCGCTCGTCGGCACCGGCATCGAAGAAGTCGTGGCGCGCGATTCCGGGGCGGCCTACACGGCACGTCGCGCGGGTATTATCGACCAAGTCGATGCCTCCCGTATCGTGATCCGGGCCACTGAAGACCTTGAGCTGGGCGACGCGGGTGTGGACATCTACCGCATGCGTAAATTCCAGCGCTCGAACCAGAACACCTGCATCAACCAGCGTCCGCTGGTGAAAGTCGGAGAGAAGGTCACTAAGGGACAGGTCATCGCGGATGGTCCATCCACCGATATGGGGGAACTGGCGCTCGGCAAGAACGTCGTCGTCGCCTTCATGCCGTGGAATGGCTACAACTACGAAGACTCCATCCTGATCTCCGAGCGGATTTCCCGTGACGACGTCTTCACTTCGATCCACATCGAAGAATTCGAAGTCGCCGCGCGTGACACGAAGCTTGGGCCAGAAGAGATCACCCGCGACATCCCCAACGTCGGCGAGGAAGCTCTGCGCAACCTCGACGAAGCCGGTATCGTTTATATCGGTGCGGACGTAGAGCCGGGCGACATCCTTGTGGGCAAGATCACACCCAAGGGCGAGAGCCCGATGACGCCGGAAGAAAAACTTCTGCGCGCCATTTTCGGTGAGAAAGCCTCTGACGTGCGTGACACCTCGTTGCGTGTGAAGCCGGGCGATTTCGGCACCGTTGTCGAAGTGCGTGTCTTCAACCGTCACGGCGTCGAGAAAGACGAGCGTGCGCTGCAGATCGAGCGTGAGGAAGTCGAACGTCTGGCCCGTGACCGGGACGACGAGCTGGCGATCCTCGACCGCAACATCTATGCGCGTCTCAAGGACATGATCCTCGGCAAAATCGCTGTCAAAGGCCCCAAAGGCGTGAAAGCGAACAGCCAGATCACCGAGGAACTGCTGGAAACCCTGACCCGTGGTCAGTGGTGGCAGCTGGCCCTTGAGGACGAGGATGACGCGAAGATCGTCGAAGCCCTGAACGAGCAGTATGAGATCCAGAAACGGACCTTGGATGCACGTTTCGAGGACAAGGTCGAGAAAGTACGTCGTGGTGACGATCTGCCCCCGGGTGTGATGAAGATGGTTAAAGTCTTCGTCGCGGTGAAGCGTAAGCTGCAGCCGGGCGACAAGATGGCCGGTCGTCACGGGAACAAAGGTGTGATCTCGAAAGTGGTGCCGATGGAGGACATGCCGTTCCTCGCCGATGGTACCCCGGTCGACTTCTGTCTTAACCCTCTGGGTGTTCCATCGCGGATGAACGTCGGTCAGATCCTTGAGACACATATGGGTTGGGCCGCACGTGGTCTGGGCCTGAATGTCGACGAGGCGCTGCAAGAGTACCGCCGTTCGGGCGACCTGACACCCGTTCGCGAAGCGCTGAGCTTGGCCTATGGCGATGATGTCTACGAAGAAGGCATCAGCGGCATGGACGAAGACACGCTGCTCGAAGCTGCGGGCAACGTCCGCCGCGGTGTGCCAATCGCCACGCCGGTCTTTGACGGTGCCAAGGAGGCGGACGTGAACGACAGCCTCAAGCGGGCCGGGTTCGACACCTCTGGTCAGTCGGTGCTGTTTGATGGTCGTACAGGTGAGCAGTTTGCCCGCCCCGTGACCGTCGGCGTCAAGTACCTGCTCAAGCTGCACCACCTGGTGGACGACAAAATCCACGCACGTTCGACAGGGCCGTACTCGCTTGTCACGCAGCAGCCGCTGGGTGGTAAGGCACAGTTCGGTGGCCAGCGCTTTGGTGAGATGGAAGTCTGGGCTCTCGAAGCTTACGGCGCCGCCTACACATTGCAGGAAATGCTGACCGTCAAGTCGGACGACGTCGCGGGCCGGACCAAGGTCTATGAAAGCATCGTTAAGGGCGAGGATAACTTCGAAGCGGGCATTCCAGAGAGCTTTAACGTTCTCGTCAAGGAAGTGCGCGGCCTCGGCCTGAATATGGAACTCCTGGATGCGGAGGAGGATGAGTGA